A part of Desulfobacteraceae bacterium genomic DNA contains:
- a CDS encoding MarR family transcriptional regulator yields MADRSGHTPSQSSVLRNLLERGSLSMVELSQLVLVTPAAVTGIIDRLEKKGLVERLPKGSDRRVTRIALTPAGASRGRSLSDTIEEKLTAGLAHLEASQLSKLNQGLRQILALLETPDSRDAQNPRAAAKPPDSGSSQT; encoded by the coding sequence ATGGCCGATCGCTCGGGCCATACCCCGTCCCAGAGCAGCGTGCTGCGGAACCTTTTGGAGCGCGGGTCGCTGTCGATGGTGGAATTGAGCCAATTGGTGTTGGTGACCCCCGCCGCTGTCACCGGAATCATCGACCGGCTGGAGAAAAAGGGTCTGGTTGAGCGCCTGCCCAAGGGAAGCGACCGCAGGGTCACCCGAATCGCCTTGACCCCCGCGGGCGCCTCCCGGGGCCGATCGCTTTCGGATACCATCGAGGAGAAACTGACTGCGGGTCTGGCCCATCTGGAAGCCTCCCAACTCTCCAAATTAAACCAAGGCTTGCGGCAGATCCTCGCATTGCTTGAAACGCCCGACAGCCGCGATGCGCAAAACCCAAGAGCCGCCGCTAAGCCCCCCGATTCAGGCAGCTCGCAGACCTGA